One window of bacterium genomic DNA carries:
- a CDS encoding 4Fe-4S binding protein, which translates to MSTLPKWHELPVGGLILEAGSARDYKTGGWRSIKPIYNQEKCINCLNCWIHCPDSSIMVKESKVTGIDYDYCKGCGICAKVCPPKVAAISMIEEGR; encoded by the coding sequence ATGAGCACATTACCAAAATGGCACGAGCTTCCTGTGGGAGGATTGATCTTAGAAGCAGGAAGTGCTAGGGATTATAAAACAGGTGGCTGGAGAAGTATTAAGCCTATTTACAACCAAGAAAAGTGCATTAATTGTTTAAATTGTTGGATACATTGTCCAGATTCATCGATTATGGTAAAAGAGAGTAAAGTAACGGGCATTGATTATGATTATTGCAAAGGGTGTGGAATATGCGCCAAGGTGTGTCCACCTAAAGTAGCAGCTATTTCTATGATAGAAGAAGGGAGATAA
- the porA gene encoding pyruvate ferredoxin oxidoreductase, translated as MGKMVAKTGNEAMAEAMRQINPDVVAAYPITPATEVVQIFSTYVADGLVQTEFIAVESEHSAMSACLGAVATGARTMTSTASQGLALMWEMLYIASGLRLPIVMAEVNRALSAPINIHCDHSDTMGARDSGWIQIYSENAQEAYDNLIQGVRIAEECLLPTMVMADGFIISHGMESMEILEDKEVQDFVGEYNPSSTLINSEKPITMGALDFTDYYFEHRRSLAQAMIEAKEKIIKISQEYSHLSKRKYQLFEKYMLDDAEIAIVVIGSTAGTAKVVINELREKKIKAGLLKIRVFRPFPGEELKEALANIPVIAVLDRADSLSTMGGPLFIEIKSSLYGLEKQPQVVNYIYGLGGRDINLHHLREIYQDLQSLLKTGKVTSLVKYLGVRE; from the coding sequence ATGGGAAAAATGGTGGCAAAGACTGGAAATGAAGCGATGGCTGAAGCAATGCGTCAAATTAATCCTGATGTAGTAGCTGCTTATCCTATTACCCCGGCTACAGAAGTAGTGCAAATATTTTCTACTTATGTGGCTGATGGATTAGTTCAAACAGAATTTATTGCCGTGGAAAGTGAGCATAGCGCTATGAGTGCTTGTCTGGGGGCAGTAGCAACAGGAGCTCGAACGATGACTTCTACGGCTTCTCAAGGCTTAGCTTTGATGTGGGAGATGCTTTATATTGCTTCAGGTCTTCGTCTTCCCATAGTCATGGCTGAAGTAAATAGAGCTTTGAGTGCGCCCATTAACATTCATTGTGATCATAGCGATACTATGGGAGCAAGAGATAGCGGCTGGATCCAAATTTATTCTGAAAATGCTCAAGAAGCTTATGATAATTTAATTCAAGGGGTAAGGATAGCCGAAGAATGCTTACTGCCCACCATGGTTATGGCTGATGGTTTTATTATCAGCCATGGAATGGAATCTATGGAAATTTTAGAAGATAAAGAAGTCCAAGATTTTGTGGGTGAATATAATCCATCTTCTACCTTGATTAATTCAGAAAAACCTATAACTATGGGGGCACTGGATTTTACAGACTATTATTTTGAACATCGCCGTAGTTTAGCCCAGGCAATGATAGAAGCCAAGGAAAAGATTATTAAGATTAGTCAGGAGTATAGCCATCTTTCCAAAAGAAAGTATCAGCTTTTTGAAAAATACATGTTAGACGATGCCGAAATAGCAATCGTGGTGATAGGCTCTACGGCTGGAACAGCTAAAGTAGTAATTAATGAATTAAGAGAGAAGAAGATTAAAGCCGGGCTCTTGAAGATTAGAGTATTTCGACCTTTTCCTGGTGAGGAATTAAAAGAAGCTTTAGCTAACATACCAGTGATTGCTGTTTTAGATCGAGCTGATTCTTTAAGCACAATGGGAGGACCTTTATTTATAGAGATTAAATCTTCTTTATATGGCTTAGAAAAACAACCTCAAGTAGTCAATTACATCTATGGTTTAGGCGGCAGAGATATTAATTTACATCATCTTAGAGAAATTTACCAAGATCTCCAAAGCCTTTTAAAGACAGGAAAAGTTACTTCGCTGGTTAAATATCTTGGAGTAAGAGAATAG
- a CDS encoding pyruvate ferredoxin oxidoreductase (catalyzes the formation of acetyl-CoA from pyruvate and coenzyme A) produces MASLKELSKRVDLLSGGHRACAGCTEPMAVRQILLAANAPLVISSATGCLEVTTTIFPYTAWKCSFFHSAFENSAATISGIETGYKALVKKGKIKEQGYKFIGFGGDGGTYDIGFQSLSGAMERGHDILYVCLDNGAYMNTGIQRSSATPKGAHTTTSPAGKIIPGKKEFRKDLTSIMVAHNIPYVAQAAPSNWKDLTTKVEKALSIKGPTFINVLVPCRLGWGFAPETAIEIGEEAVDCSYWPLFEVEDGNWKLTYRPKEKKPLVDWLKKQVRFKHLFKGNQQEILTQLQEDIDKNWERLLKKCGEETKA; encoded by the coding sequence ATGGCAAGTTTAAAAGAATTATCAAAAAGAGTGGATCTTCTTTCCGGTGGACACAGAGCTTGTGCCGGATGTACTGAACCTATGGCCGTGCGACAAATTTTATTAGCCGCAAATGCACCTTTGGTAATAAGCAGCGCTACGGGCTGCTTAGAAGTAACTACCACCATCTTTCCTTACACGGCATGGAAATGTTCTTTCTTTCACTCGGCCTTTGAAAATTCTGCCGCTACTATAAGCGGAATAGAGACAGGATACAAAGCTTTAGTCAAGAAAGGCAAAATCAAAGAACAAGGCTATAAATTCATTGGATTTGGTGGAGATGGAGGAACTTATGATATAGGATTTCAATCCTTATCAGGTGCTATGGAACGTGGCCATGACATTCTTTATGTTTGTTTAGATAATGGAGCTTATATGAATACCGGAATTCAACGTTCCAGCGCTACCCCTAAAGGCGCTCATACCACTACTTCTCCAGCCGGTAAGATAATTCCTGGCAAAAAAGAGTTTCGCAAAGACTTAACCTCAATTATGGTAGCTCATAATATTCCTTATGTTGCTCAAGCTGCTCCTAGTAACTGGAAAGACTTAACGACTAAAGTGGAAAAAGCTTTGTCTATTAAAGGACCAACTTTTATTAATGTCTTGGTTCCTTGTCGTTTAGGGTGGGGATTTGCCCCTGAAACAGCTATCGAAATTGGAGAAGAAGCGGTAGATTGTTCTTATTGGCCACTTTTTGAAGTAGAGGATGGAAATTGGAAGCTAACTTATCGTCCTAAGGAGAAAAAACCATTAGTAGATTGGCTTAAAAAACAAGTTCGTTTTAAACATCTATTTAAAGGTAATCAACAAGAAATCTTAACTCAACTTCAAGAAGATATAGATAAGAATTGGGAAAGACTACTAAAGAAGTGTGGCGAAGAGACTAAAGCATAA
- the priA gene encoding primosomal protein N' codes for MSNKMDHLNGKKTFVGVVLSLKVNKSFTYSVPKELEEEIAIGKRALVSFRNRKCQGCIIEIHQTPPPENLKIKELIEIVDQEPVITPELLKLAKWIANYYFSSWGMVLKSCIPTLSKSNKEKYISLGINQEEVKLLLKELNKAQKRILHILLSNPLLKEKELLYQAEVSNSPLKTLVRKGIIKITYLQEQNILTSSSKVKTSQPFLLTDEQRVALEQLNKSIEKEEFKVFLLQGITGSGKTEIYLQAINKVIAKGKQALVLIPEISLTPQMEERFKSRFGENVAILHSRISLKKKNEEWHKIKKGQVSITIGARSAIFAPFLNLGLIVVDEEHERTYKQDHNPRYHARDAAIMRAKFTSSVVVLGSATPSLESLYNAQKGKYDYLRLSYRVKDFSLPEVKLIDLRKEIPEKSKTLISFKLQKAIKERLERREQTILFLNRRGFSPYILCVSCGKSLLCEYCNVTLTYHLKDKALRCHYCGNLAEIPSLCPYCKNKKIKLFGSGTEKIEKEINRLFPQAKVARLDIDITKKKNALEDILSKFNQGSIDILIGTQIIAKGLDVPNVTLVGVILADTSLNIPDFRASEHTFNLLTQVAGRAGRGDLKGEVLIQTYNPEQFCIQTAVNQDCNLFYQEEIKNREELDYPPFSRLANIIFQGKIESKVEEEALKFQKTLKNNNFFDLKILGPSPCVISKVKSKYRFQILLKSKKVFLLHQIINKTLESYQPPAFIKLEIDIDPIFML; via the coding sequence TTGTCAAACAAGATGGACCATTTAAACGGTAAGAAAACGTTTGTCGGGGTAGTCTTAAGTTTAAAGGTTAACAAATCTTTTACCTACTCAGTACCTAAAGAATTAGAAGAGGAAATAGCTATTGGCAAAAGAGCTTTAGTCTCTTTTCGAAACAGAAAATGCCAAGGTTGCATAATTGAAATCCACCAAACTCCTCCCCCAGAAAACCTAAAAATTAAAGAGTTAATCGAGATCGTAGATCAAGAACCAGTAATCACCCCTGAATTACTTAAACTAGCTAAATGGATAGCTAATTACTACTTTTCTTCTTGGGGCATGGTCTTAAAAAGTTGTATTCCTACCTTAAGTAAATCTAATAAAGAAAAGTATATCTCTTTAGGGATCAACCAAGAAGAAGTTAAATTACTCCTTAAAGAATTAAATAAAGCTCAAAAAAGAATTCTCCATATTTTATTAAGTAATCCTCTGCTTAAAGAAAAAGAACTTCTTTATCAAGCTGAGGTAAGCAACTCTCCTCTGAAAACTTTAGTTAGAAAAGGGATAATTAAGATAACTTATCTTCAAGAGCAGAATATTTTAACCTCTTCCAGTAAAGTAAAGACTTCCCAACCCTTCCTCTTGACTGACGAACAAAGAGTAGCTTTAGAACAGCTTAATAAAAGTATAGAGAAGGAAGAATTTAAAGTCTTTCTTCTTCAAGGAATTACTGGAAGTGGTAAGACGGAAATTTACTTACAAGCCATTAATAAGGTAATCGCTAAAGGAAAGCAAGCGCTGGTGTTAATTCCGGAAATTTCTTTAACTCCTCAGATGGAGGAGAGATTTAAATCTCGCTTTGGAGAAAATGTAGCTATTTTACATAGTAGGATTTCCCTAAAAAAGAAAAATGAAGAGTGGCATAAGATTAAAAAAGGCCAAGTAAGTATTACCATTGGAGCTCGAAGTGCCATATTTGCTCCATTTTTAAACTTAGGTCTGATCGTGGTGGACGAAGAACATGAAAGGACTTATAAACAAGATCATAATCCTCGCTACCATGCTCGAGATGCAGCTATTATGCGGGCTAAATTTACTTCCAGTGTAGTCGTATTGGGAAGTGCTACTCCTTCCTTAGAATCTTTATATAATGCTCAAAAAGGAAAGTATGATTATTTAAGATTATCTTATCGAGTTAAAGATTTTTCTCTTCCTGAAGTTAAATTAATAGATTTAAGGAAAGAAATACCAGAAAAGAGCAAAACTTTAATTAGTTTTAAGCTTCAAAAGGCTATTAAAGAAAGATTAGAAAGAAGAGAACAAACCATACTATTCTTAAATCGACGAGGATTTTCACCTTATATTTTATGTGTTAGTTGTGGAAAATCTCTGCTTTGTGAATATTGTAATGTTACCTTAACTTATCACTTAAAAGATAAGGCTTTAAGATGTCATTATTGTGGAAATCTAGCCGAAATACCTTCTCTATGTCCTTACTGTAAAAATAAAAAGATTAAATTATTTGGCAGCGGAACAGAAAAGATTGAGAAAGAGATCAATAGATTATTTCCTCAAGCCAAAGTAGCTCGTTTAGATATAGATATCACTAAAAAGAAGAATGCCTTAGAAGATATATTATCTAAATTTAATCAAGGAAGTATTGATATCTTAATTGGTACTCAAATAATTGCTAAAGGCTTAGATGTTCCTAATGTAACTTTAGTGGGAGTGATCCTGGCTGATACCTCTTTAAATATTCCTGACTTTAGAGCATCAGAGCATACTTTTAACCTTTTAACCCAAGTAGCTGGAAGAGCAGGAAGAGGAGACTTAAAAGGAGAAGTGTTGATTCAAACCTATAATCCAGAGCAGTTTTGTATTCAAACCGCGGTAAATCAAGACTGTAATTTATTTTATCAAGAAGAGATAAAGAATAGAGAAGAACTAGACTATCCTCCCTTTTCTCGCTTAGCCAATATTATTTTTCAAGGTAAGATAGAATCTAAAGTAGAAGAAGAAGCTTTGAAGTTTCAAAAAACCTTAAAAAACAATAACTTCTTCGATCTAAAAATCTTAGGACCTTCTCCTTGTGTGATTTCTAAAGTTAAGTCTAAATACCGCTTTCAAATTCTCTTAAAATCTAAAAAAGTCTTCCTTCTTCATCAAATTATTAATAAAACTTTAGAAAGCTACCAGCCTCCAGCTTTTATAAAATTGGAGATCGATATCGACCCCATCTTTATGCTTTAG
- a CDS encoding aspartate dehydrogenase, with product MKNIKVGVIGCGAIGSYICQNIKDISPLELKVIFDQEEEKAIKLSRCLPEPVKVLPGEVLIREVDLVIEAASQEAVKKYIKEALYLGKNVLIMSVGALVDDLKILEIAKEKNCQIYIPSGAIAGIDGLKSASVGKIKKVEINTTKSVKSLIDAPYVIKNKLNLKELTNKTRIFAGTALEAATSFPKNINVSAVLSLAGIGFEKTLVNIYADPETNINTHEISIEGDFGKINLKCENLPSPFNPKTSFLAALSAVATLKQIVNPLKIGV from the coding sequence ATGAAGAATATTAAAGTAGGAGTAATTGGATGTGGAGCCATAGGTAGTTATATCTGCCAAAACATTAAGGATATTTCTCCATTAGAATTAAAAGTTATCTTCGATCAAGAAGAAGAAAAAGCCATAAAACTTTCTCGTTGTTTACCTGAACCAGTGAAAGTATTGCCCGGCGAGGTTTTGATAAGAGAAGTAGACTTGGTGATTGAAGCTGCTTCTCAAGAAGCCGTTAAAAAATATATCAAGGAGGCTCTTTACTTAGGTAAAAATGTCTTGATTATGAGCGTAGGGGCATTGGTCGATGATTTAAAGATTTTGGAGATCGCTAAGGAAAAAAACTGCCAGATTTATATTCCTTCTGGGGCTATTGCCGGTATTGATGGATTAAAATCAGCTTCCGTAGGCAAGATAAAAAAAGTAGAAATTAACACTACTAAGTCTGTAAAAAGTTTAATAGATGCCCCTTATGTTATAAAAAATAAGCTAAATTTAAAAGAGTTGACTAATAAAACAAGAATATTTGCCGGTACGGCTTTAGAAGCAGCTACTTCTTTTCCTAAAAATATTAATGTTTCGGCTGTTTTAAGCTTAGCGGGGATAGGATTTGAAAAAACTTTAGTCAATATTTACGCTGATCCAGAGACAAATATTAATACTCATGAAATCTCGATCGAAGGGGATTTTGGAAAGATCAACCTAAAGTGCGAAAACTTACCTTCTCCTTTTAACCCCAAAACAAGTTTTTTAGCGGCCCTTTCGGCTGTGGCTACCTTAAAACAAATAGTAAATCCACTTAAGATTGGCGTCTAA